ACCTGAGCCCTGGAATCCTGGAGGTGATGATGATTCTTGGTCCATGTCACCTTTGGTGCCATGTAATCCTGTCTTTAAGAAAGGTTTGGATGATGGCTGGAAGAAGGGGCATTATCAGTCAGGGAGCTGGGACTGTGTTGTTTCATCCATCCTGGAGGCCTCCACTTTCTGATGAGACAGGAACCACCCTGGTGTTTGCCAGCTTGCTTACAGTCCTCACTCCAAGGGCTCCCCCTGCCTTGCTTTAATGTGGGGGTTCATTATGATTCAGACTCTCCCACTCACAGcgttgtggggggttttttgtccaGTTGAGACTGGGCAAATTTTCCCATTTGCAGGAGTTTCAAGGGCTTTCAAAATTAGGCATATGCCTCCTCATCTTCACCTGGTCCCAGGGGCTCCTTTTGTCCAGGTTGACTTTCCATGCAAGTGCATGCTAGCAAATGTGCCATCCTGGGATGGGCACTGGTTTGGGTAGTTTTCTATGCAACTTGAATGGTCAGGAAATCTCCTTTCTGagctcttttaaaaagcaggatCAGCCCTTGCAGGAGCAGCCCAGACCTAACTGACCTGCTCTTGGGCTGTGTGTTGCCAGATAAGGATGTGAAGGACATTCCTATCCCCCCTGGCCAGTCATTTACCTACAGCTGGAACGTCACCACTGAGGATGGGCCAACGCAGGCAGATCCTCGCTGCCTCACCCGTTTCTACTACAGCTCCATTGACCCAGTGCGAGACACAGCCTCAGGTCTCATTGGGCCCCTCCTGATCTGCTTTAAGAAGTCCATGGATCAGAGGGGAAATCAGGTGGGTCCTTCCTTTTTTGCCTCAACTGCCACACTGAAAGGCTGGAATGATGGAAGTGGGTGAAATATTTGAGTCATAGATtcatcatagaatggcttgggttggaagggaccttgagatcatctagttccaacccccctgccacaggcagggacatttCCCTCTACACCAGGTTACTcaaggtcctgtccaacctgggcttgaacaaGCTTGGGTTTGGGTAGAATTGAATTTGTCTGTCCTGTTCTCTTCAACCCTCCCATCAGTCCCAATGCCCCTGCCCTCTCCGTCCTCCCTTGCAtgctcccttccctccaaaCGTGGGCCCTAATTCCTGCAAAATAGCAGTAAACTGTTCCCCATGCATCCAGGCTAAGACCTGGCAGCTACGCTGGGCCCCAAGGCACTCTGATCAGACCAGGGAGGacttcttccctctctgccttccAGATAATGTCAGATGGGACAAGgtttgtgctgttttcagtcTTCGATGAGAACCGCAGCTGGTACCTGGAGGAGAACATCAGGAGGTTCTGCACTGATGCAGCCCATGTGGATATCCAGGACCCCCAGTTTTATGCCTCCAACGTGATGCACAGTGAGTGCTCAGCCAGGAGCTCCCTGCAAAGCCCTAGCAGACACAGGCTCATCCCTGCCCCAGGGAACAAGCAGGGAACACGTAGCAGCCATGGGGTAATTGGgtcctgaaaaatgtttcaccCCTGCTCTCTTCCAGCTATTAATGGCTTTGTGTTTGACAACCTTGAACTGAAACTCTGCCTGCATGAAGTTGTGTACTGGTATGTCCTGAGTGTTGGGGCCCAAACAGATTTCCTCTCCATCTTCTTCTCTGGAAACACATTCAAGCGCAACATGGTCTTTGAGGATGTGCTTACCCTTTTCCCGTTTTCTGGAGAAACAGTCTTCATGAGTTTGGAAAAGCCAGGTTAGTAAAATGGGCTATTCTATAAACCATGGGCATCACAGCAGAGATAAGTGAGCACCTCCGGGGCTTCTGGTACCCAATTGCATTTTGGTAGCCCTGAGAGCAAAGGGATGCACAACCTGCTGGAACAGCTAAGTGCGAGGCAGTGATTAAATCCTTCCAAAGattaaatcaaagaaattaaattactgtGTTTAACTTCATTAATGGGGTGTGTTAAGATCACATGTGCTGCCAAGCCAGTAAGCTGGCTGCAGTAATCTAAGTACAGTGGACCTTGCATGTGCACCCTTGGCTCCAAGCTCGGAGGTCGAggggagcagcagtgctgtccCTGCTGTGAGTTCAGCCACTGGTCACAGATCCCCATTTATCTTCACTACCTTTGCAAGGACAGAAATCACAGCCATGGAGAAATCTTAGAGGGATTTGCTTCAGAGTTCGGTTTTATTTCCCCCCACTCAGCACTTTTTCCTTAGCATTTGCTAAAGTGGTTCCATTAACCATTTCCTCAGTCACAGAGGAAACACAGGATTTACCATGTGACTGCAAACACTGCTATGGTGGTCACAAGCACTGCACCCTGAGCCAAGCTGACAGTGTTCCTACATACCTCAGGTAGCTGTCTACAACCCAGCCAAACACTGCGTCCATTTGGGCTCTGGTTTTTGCCTGCTGATTGgaagcagcccagcagctcagccGGCAGCAGATGACAGCTCTCTCCAGTGTCAGAGCCCGGTTATTACACACCTCCTCACTCCTGGCACCTGGGGAAAAGGCACTTGCTGCTGGGAGCAAACGCGTTGGCTGGGGATGTGAGTGAGCATGAGGCAGCCTGTTCATTTCTCCCTCCTTGAGTGGGAGAGCTGTGACAATGGTGTCTTGGGGAGAGGTGTATTTGACAGCACCAGCATGTCTTTGGAGATGGATTATGGTGATTAcgttgctgctgctggaggctttGTGGGTTCTCAGTGCATTAACTGTTCTCACCGAGCTATCCTCAGGGCCCTGCTGATGGTGCTTGTCAGGACTGGCTCTGATGTTGCCAGCAACCCTGCTGTCTTGTGAGTGCATCTGTAAGATGCTCTattatgaaaacatgaaatcaCTACCATGAACCGGAGGCTGCCTGAAAATATAGGATGCAGTAGCAAGGGAGCAGCATAGGGATGGCATCTCTTCTGGTTTCCCACTGTGATGGGCTGATGGtgtcctcttctcccctcttgAGACAGGTGTCTGGATGCTTGGGTGCCTGAATCCTGACTACAGAGACCGAGGGATGCGCGCCAAGTTCACAGTCTTGCAGTGCCAGCAGGAGCAATACCCTGATGGGGAAGATTATGTGGATTTTGAGGATGAGGATGCCTATGCCTTTGACTTCCAACCCAGGGGCTTctctaaaagaaagaaatggcacCGGCCATGTGTGAATAAGCAACCAAATATCACCTCTTCCAGAAATGAGACTGAGAAGCCAAGACTGTGCTTGACAGAACCCAGCCATGGGGCCCTCCTGAGCAACAGCAGGATTTCTGATCCCGCTTCCAATGGCACTTCAACATTTTTAGGAACAATCCCACACCCATCTGATGTTTCTATGTCTTCTCTGTCAGAGACAAACTATGAGCCAGTGTCCTACGAGTCCTTTCTGGAAGATGACAAAGAATTGTCAAAAATGATCAGCCAGGAGGAAGGGTTTGGAGCTCTTCCACCTGGAGAACATTTGGTGAGTGTCAGTGGAAGGGTCCATGGTACTGTGAGCTCAGAAGGTCAGCAGTGGCTGCACCAAGCCATGCCAGCTCCGGTAGATGCTCCAGCAGGGAAGAAGGTGACAAAAATCTCAGAGGTGCAGGAGCCAGTGAAAAGGACGATGATCCAGCCTGGTGGTACCTTAGAGATCCTGGAAGCAGAGCCTCAGAAGACAACTACTCATGCAACAAGGTTGTGGGACTCaattgcttctgctgctgacaAAGCTCTTCTTCAAGAGAACAGGAGCTTATTTCATGAGAATGACCTGGAGCACAATCTGGGGCTTCAAGACACGTCTTCACAGAGTGCTGAGGACAAGTTACTAACAGGGACTAATAAAATGTCCTTGAATATATATGAGCCAAAGGAGACAATCAATGCAGAACCAGCTTTAAGTACTGATCATAACTCTTCTTCCACACTGGACAATCCTTCTGCATCTTCAGATGAGACAGAGAACAACAGGACTTCTCATGCCGCGGTTCCCAGTCACACCAGAGAAAGCAATTATTCATCAAATGAGCTAGATGCCAGGCTGGAAGAAAGACCTCACAAAGTGGTTTCACAAGGCTTTTATGAATCTTTCAAAGgggaaaattattctttcatggACCCGGGACGCAGCAAACCTGTGCAAGAACAAATCTTCACAGAAGAGGGTAACTCCTTGCCTGCAAAAAGTGGCACAGAACAAGAAGCCAGTGAACTTGCCAAAGGCACAAGCCATCTAGAAACCACCTTTGCACAAACTAATGACCTTGAGCCTTCCAGCTATATAATGACAGAAGAGAGGGATGAGTTAGTCTTGGGGGCAGTGTTTCAGGATGCTACAGCCATTAAGGAATTGCCAGAGATGGACAGTCTTGCCTTGTCTGAACTGGACACTGCGGCCAATGACACAAGGCAGTTCCCAAATCCTTTCTTAAACAGCCCTGAGCAGTTCCTGAGACATGGATCTCCAGCCCCAAGTGCGAGTGGCCCTACCTGGAGGCCTCGGCAGGTCAGGTCACTGGAGAGCAGAGGTTTGATGCATGGTCTGCGTCTTCCCAACACTAAGTGgcctggcagcagggagcccCAATCTGAGGGtaacagagcagagcaggatgtgGCCAGCCAGACCCCTGAGAGAGCAGTGAATAAGAAAGTGTGTGGACCTCATTCCCCTTTCAGCAGCACTTGCTTCAAAAAGAGGTCCCTGATATCAAGCGACACTTTGCCTGAGGTGATGGTGGCCCAGCAAagcctggaagaaaaaacaaacatggtTGAGGGGAGACCACAGCCAGGCAAGGATGCTCCACAGGCTCTGAGAGGAGATAGCACTGCTGAGGTGCGTCCCGAGGGGAGGCCAAGCACAGATGGACGtgttcagagcagcagtgaggggGCTCAGCGCAGCGGGCACTCCTTCCCCACAGGAGGAGCAGTGGGGAGCGGGGCAGCAATGGCAGCAAGCAGCTCAGAAGCTGCAGACCTGGCCTCAAACTGGGATCTGGTCTCCCTGGGGGCAGCGGGACACACTGGGAGCTTGGGGAGCCCAGCTTTGGCCGAGCTCCATCCAGGTAGAGATGCTGCTTGGAGGGGTCCTGGGAATGAGCAAGCTCAAGGGAGAAGCCGGATGGAGGAGCAGACCAATTCTGTGGAGCAGCCGGCTCAGTTCAGTCCTCAGCATCAGCAGCTCAAGGCCAACGTCACAGAGGACTATGTGCCTGAAAGTACATATGGGGAAAGCCCAGAAGAAATCCCTATGAAACCAGCCTCCAAAGAGAACTATTCCCTGCCTTCAAGCAGCCCTGCTCACAGCCATAGCACtaccacaaaaccaaccaaatacGTGCAAGCCAGTCCGGATGGATGGCAGGTGCTTGGTGGGGAAGATGTCCTCAGAGGAACCAGGAAGAGAGAGGGACAGGACCTCAGAGAGCCCAAGGAGGAtggaaaaagcaacagcacagctgggaagagCAACCATGGCCCAGGACATAGGAAGAGACTGGCTCTGAACAATGGGACCCATTCCAGCCCCTCGAGGCCAAAGGCTGACAAGCCGGACTATGACGAGTATGGTGACACAGAGCAGACCATGGAGGATTTTGACATCtatgaggaagaggagcacGACCCGCGCTCCTTCCAGGGGGAGGTACGGCAGTACTTCATTGCAGCAGTGGAGGTGATGTGGGAATACAGGAACCAGAGACCCCAGCACTTCCTAAAAGCCACGTAAGTGTGACTGTCCCTCATGTATTCCTCCTGCACTGTGTGGTATGGCTTGATGTGGGAGTTGGCGTGTCCTGGAAGGCAGGATCACAGGTCTATGTACAACCCAGACAAGCAGCCTAGAGAGGAAGGATGCTCCCACCACTTTCCCTCCACTTGGGGAGTTTCGTAACTCCAGCAACCTTGAGCTTCCTTGCAAGTAGGTCAGGGATGCTCTAGGCTCTGCTCTGTTGCTTAACTGCCCTCACCCCTGCAGGGACCCCAGGAGTGGCAGGAGGAAGCCTTTCCAGCAGTACCGCAAGGTGGTTTTCCGAGAGTACATGGATGATTCCTTCACGCAGCCAGTGCTGCGGGGAGAGCTGGACGAGCACTTGGGCATCCTCGGGCCATACATCAGGGCAGAAGTTGAAGATGTCATTATGGTGAGTTGAAAGTTCCCATTCCCTATAAAACCTGAAATCCTGCCATTGCTGGCTCCATTCAGAGTGACCTCAGTGGCTGGCAGGATTATCAGTGTTCAGATGCAAAGCTCTAGACTTGAGACAAAGCCAACCCCTGTAACAGCACAGCCTGAGAAGCTCCTGGGCTCCATGGGGCACCTTTTACAAGAAGGGATTGTAAAAAGAGTAATGAGCTAAACAGGGTTCAGTACAACTTCTTTGGGTGCTTTAGGTGAGGGCAGGTTCGGGCTTCCCTTACCTCCAAAGGTCCTTCAGCACCCACCTAAGGAAGAGGTGAAAGCCTCTTCACCAGGCTCAGCATTCATATGCCTGAAGAAGTTGCCTGGTTTCCACTGAAATCTTCACCAGAATGCATTCAGCACCTCTGGGCTCCAGAGACTGTAGTGTAGCTGTCTTTGCTCCCACTGAGCAGGGAGAGGGCCTCATCCTGCTGACATAACTGAGATGCTCTTTCCACTAGGGTCACGCTGCAGAGCTACAGCTTGTGGTTCAGCAGGGGTTGGCCAATGCATGGGGACCAGCTGGGGGTCTGGGTACCAGGGACATGTTTGCCTCCTTCCCACCTTCTGGCTGCATCCAGCCCCAGGGCCCAGGGCACTCTCAGCACTGCACCTTTGCTTTGCCTTCCCTCCGGTGCAGGTCACATTCAAGAACCTGGCCTCGCGGCCCTTCTCCTTCCACTCCACGCTGCAAGCCTACGAGGAGATGCAGGACGCAACACAGGGTGGAGAGGTGGTGCAGCCCGGCCAGATTCGGAAGTACACCTGGAAAGTCCTGCCCCAGATGGCACCCACCACACAGGAATTTGACTGCAAGGCCTGGGCTTACTTCTCCAACGTGGACCTGGTAGGTGGGAGCCTGCTCCATGAGGGATCCCAGGAAGGAGACATGGGCAACATGCAAGCATCCTGGCTGTGAGGTTGAGGCTTTTCCTATGGTGCTGTGCTGAAGGCAGTCTGTGGCCGTGCAGATTCTCAGGTGTCTAATACAGTGCTGAATGCatgttgctgtttttcttctcttcccttttcttaattgggtttttcccccttttcctagTTGTATCAGACTTATGAGACTTGCAGGGAACCAGCATTCTGCGGTCTCCTACCCCTCTGCCCAATCTGGCTGAGTTTGGTCCATGGGTCCAATGTTAGTGGGGTAAGGACTGTTGGACGGTTGGACAGACAGATACCACTTCTCTTGGCAGTACATGCAAACACTTCCAGCACACCTCTCTTAGCCTGGGGCAGAGTGGGCATCCCGCAGTGAACCCAGCATGTTCTTCCCACCCTGCACATACCATGCCCTATGCACAAGTGGAAGCCAGGCCGGGGATGCAGACAGTGCCACcactttcctctctgctgttctgtttgcGGGTGTCAGAGCTGCCTTCCTCTCCAAGGCAAACCCTTTTCTCCCGGCTCGCTGGCAGGAGAAGGACCTGCACTCGGGGCTCATTGGGCCACTGATCATCTGCCGCCGTGGGGTGCTGAGCTTCGTCTTCAGGCGGCAGCTGGCTGTGCAGGAGTTCTCCCTGCTCTTCACCATCTTTGACGAGACCAAAAGCTGGTACTTCTTGGAGAACATGGAGAGGAACTGCCGCCCTCCCTGCTACATCCAGCGGGACAACCCTGACTTTAAGAGAAACCATTCTTTCCATGGTGAGGACCCTTGCCCTTGCCTTTTCCATCCCACAGTCTATACTGGGATGGAAACCCCCTGAAGCCTTGAGCTGCTACTGATCACTGCCTTTCCCAGCCATCAATGGCTATGTGAGTGACACACTGCCCGGGCTGGTGATGGCTCAGCAGCAACGGGTCCGCTGGCACCTCCTGAACATGGGCAGCACTGAGGATATCCACTCCATCCACTTCCATGGGCAGCTGTTCAGCGTCAGGACTAGCCAGGAGTATCGCATGGGAGTCTACAACCTTTATCCTGGTGAGAGGCACTGTGGGCACTATgcatgctcctgctgctgtggcttcaTGTCCATGCCTGTTAGGAAGTGCCAAGCCTGTGGGGGAACAGAAAGGAGGGGGGATGGATCTGAAATCAGTATTTGCATAGCACTTGGCACTGTGGCATCCCATTACAGCCAGTAactcccctctgctctgctctccattCCTGACCAGGTGTCTTCGGGACAGTGGAGATGTGGCCCTCACATGCCGGGATCTGGCGAGTGGAATGCAAAGTGGGAGAGCACCAGCAAGCTGGGATGAGTGCTCTCTTCCTTGTGTACAACCTGAGTGAGTGATCCTCTTTGTGCCCTGGCCCACATGCTGCCATGACCATGGACAGTGTGGTTTTGAGCTCTCTCCACCAGGTCTTTCAGCATTTCCCCTGGGGTGACCCAGGTGGGGTCTTCTGGGTTTTCACTCCTAAAGAAAGTCCTAACTTCAGCCCTGGTCACCCTACACAGCCCAGCAGAGAGCACAGAGTTAGGGACACAGCTGGGGTGAAGGCTGGGAGAAGAGCTTCATTTGCCTGCAAATTATTTGCTCCCAGAGCTCTTGTTTTCCACAATTGAGGGTCCCTGGATCTTCAATAAAATGCACTTACCCCAGCAACTGCACACACATGCTGGTGCCTGCTCATGCTGTTGGGGAAGTACGGTGCCCAGCTGCCTAACCACATGTCAAGAGGTAAATTGAGGCACGAAGTGATGGCAAGAGGCAACAAGAAACACTGCCTGACTGGTCTCACAGGAACAGCCCAAAGAGCAACTGCAAAATCCATAGGGACCATCTGACTCCACCCCAGAGCAACACATTTCTCTCTCACCATAAGTAAGCACTGGGGGAAGTGCTTTGTGAGAGTAGTATTTTATTactccctggcagtgttcaaggccaggctggacgggactttgagcaacctggtctagtgtgaggtgtccctgcccgtggcagggggttggaactggatgagctttaaggtcccttccaacacaaaccattctgtgattctatgataagtgATCACACTTTGAAagcttctctcctcttcctaaAGCGGTATTAAATGTCAgccagaaaatatttccataagTTAAACATTTGCTTAAGATTTCAAACTCACATTTTCCCCAGAAGCATTTGCCATGCAGCGGAGAGGCCAAGATGTGACAAGTCACTAATAATAATGGTTATGATAAGAGACAAACAGCCCTGTGCTCACAGACCAGAACTCACAGAC
Above is a genomic segment from Strigops habroptila isolate Jane chromosome 9, bStrHab1.2.pri, whole genome shotgun sequence containing:
- the F8 gene encoding coagulation factor VIII isoform X2 — protein: MLMGALRSLLFLCLVEEGISKVRRYYIAAVETAWDYMNSDLLSVLQAPAGMSGHLGPQHPTPGVPPRYRKAVFVEYPDTSFTQPKPKPAWTGLLGPTIRAEVYDVVVITFKNLASRPYSLHAVGVSYWKASEGAGYEDETSQPEKEGDRVDPGKTHTYIWEIPQNQGPTDGDSSCLTHSYSSNTDSVKDINSGLIGALLVCRPGTLASSGNEDAHQEFVMLFAVFDEGKSWYSEPGSLARPQSMPHNRTELHTINGYINGSLPGLTLCLKKQVHWHVIGLGTGAEVHSIFFEAHTFLVRSHRLSSLEISPATYLTAQTMPGTAGWFRMFCQIPSHQQAGMEAFVKVEECLEERLVKMGKLSDEPEDTDYPEEDEEAYHVIQVRSSAKDKPMTWTHYIAAEEMDWDYAPVKPVSLDRNMTSLFLEAGPQRIGSRYKKVMFVEYEDATFKKRKVSDQLDKGILGPVIKGEVGDQFKIVFRNLASRPYNIYPHGLTSVKPYYATKPSQGKDVKDIPIPPGQSFTYSWNVTTEDGPTQADPRCLTRFYYSSIDPVRDTASGLIGPLLICFKKSMDQRGNQIMSDGTRFVLFSVFDENRSWYLEENIRRFCTDAAHVDIQDPQFYASNVMHTINGFVFDNLELKLCLHEVVYWYVLSVGAQTDFLSIFFSGNTFKRNMVFEDVLTLFPFSGETVFMSLEKPGVWMLGCLNPDYRDRGMRAKFTVLQCQQEQYPDGEDYVDFEDEDAYAFDFQPRGFSKRKKWHRPCVNKQPNITSSRNETEKPRLCLTEPSHGALLSNSRISDPASNGTSTFLGTIPHPSDVSMSSLSETNYEPVSYESFLEDDKELSKMISQEEGFGALPPGEHLVSVSGRVHGTVSSEGQQWLHQAMPAPVDAPAGKKVTKISEVQEPVKRTMIQPGGTLEILEAEPQKTTTHATRLWDSIASAADKALLQENRSLFHENDLEHNLGLQDTSSQSAEDKLLTGTNKMSLNIYEPKETINAEPALSTDHNSSSTLDNPSASSDETENNRTSHAAVPSHTRESNYSSNELDARLEERPHKVVSQGFYESFKGENYSFMDPGRSKPVQEQIFTEEGNSLPAKSGTEQEASELAKGTSHLETTFAQTNDLEPSSYIMTEERDELVLGAVFQDATAIKELPEMDSLALSELDTAANDTRQFPNPFLNSPEQFLRHGSPAPSASGPTWRPRQVRSLESRGLMHGLRLPNTKWPGSREPQSEGNRAEQDVASQTPERAVNKKVCGPHSPFSSTCFKKRSLISSDTLPEVMVAQQSLEEKTNMVEGRPQPGKDAPQALRGDSTAEVRPEGRPSTDGRVQSSSEGAQRSGHSFPTGGAVGSGAAMAASSSEAADLASNWDLVSLGAAGHTGSLGSPALAELHPGRDAAWRGPGNEQAQGRSRMEEQTNSVEQPAQFSPQHQQLKANVTEDYVPESTYGESPEEIPMKPASKENYSLPSSSPAHSHSTTTKPTKYVQASPDGWQVLGGEDVLRGTRKREGQDLREPKEDGKSNSTAGKSNHGPGHRKRLALNNGTHSSPSRPKADKPDYDEYGDTEQTMEDFDIYEEEEHDPRSFQGEVRQYFIAAVEVMWEYRNQRPQHFLKATRDPRSGRRKPFQQYRKVVFREYMDDSFTQPVLRGELDEHLGILGPYIRAEVEDVIMVTFKNLASRPFSFHSTLQAYEEMQDATQGGEVVQPGQIRKYTWKVLPQMAPTTQEFDCKAWAYFSNVDLEKDLHSGLIGPLIICRRGVLSFVFRRQLAVQEFSLLFTIFDETKSWYFLENMERNCRPPCYIQRDNPDFKRNHSFHAINGYVSDTLPGLVMAQQQRVRWHLLNMGSTEDIHSIHFHGQLFSVRTSQEYRMGVYNLYPGVFGTVEMWPSHAGIWRVECKVGEHQQAGMSALFLVYNLNCQNALGLASGHIADSQITASGQYGQWAPYLARLDNTGSINAWSTDRSNSWIQVDLLRLMIIHGIKTQGARQKFSSLYISQFVVFYSFDGQRWKKYKGNTTSSQMLFFANVDATGVKENRFNPPIIARYIRINPTHYSIRTTMRMELIGCDLNSCSMPLGMEDRAIPDQRISASSYSTNVFSSWSPSRARLNMQGRTNAWRPKNNSPGEWLQVDFEVTKKVTAIITQGAKAVFTPMFVTEFAVSTSQNGVHWTPVLQGNKEKIFKANQDHTSTVMNTLEPPLFARYVRIHPRQWHNHIALRIEFLGCDTQQEY